The proteins below are encoded in one region of Williamsoniiplasma luminosum:
- a CDS encoding ABC transporter permease, with the protein MEKLNIKKNFRILCLLLKIETKNWFQGPMNLILGFGIALYIMVCWLVFKEGDPFLLVSGISVGVIRNGMFIYTRHHNEYRDSGMVNRLNQTSIPNYIRMLASLLFNLITTLGVSIVMFLVGITFFPDQRVLAAKANWAVVFTALTLVWLTSFVMGVFIFTFFKNSVISQMISILIYSTSTYFLGLGFPIDVILNPDYEWFGYILYAWPHRYAINLAQAGFANDTASGSILIIKDLVVNQERTISVNFGFDGKIWLAYLGAFLTIAFYGSLSIIKISNEIRFHRKNQYGLLVMTEESSKYVHQIKNAKNINELTNIYKARDEELRKMAFKTNQMTRQIRDEMRLLEANKKTKHKE; encoded by the coding sequence ATGGAAAAATTAAACATTAAAAAAAATTTTAGAATTTTATGTTTGTTGTTAAAAATTGAAACAAAAAATTGATTCCAAGGTCCAATGAATTTAATTCTTGGGTTTGGGATAGCCTTGTATATCATGGTTTGTTGACTTGTTTTCAAAGAAGGCGATCCTTTTTTGCTTGTTTCAGGAATTTCGGTTGGAGTTATTCGAAATGGAATGTTTATTTACACGAGACATCATAATGAATATCGAGATTCTGGCATGGTTAATCGTTTGAATCAAACCTCAATTCCGAATTATATTCGCATGTTAGCATCGCTTTTATTTAATTTAATTACAACTTTGGGTGTTTCAATTGTTATGTTTTTAGTTGGAATTACTTTTTTCCCTGATCAAAGGGTATTAGCTGCCAAAGCTAATTGAGCTGTAGTTTTTACAGCATTAACTTTAGTTTGGTTGACATCTTTTGTGATGGGGGTTTTCATTTTTACCTTCTTTAAAAACTCTGTTATTTCCCAAATGATCTCGATTTTGATTTATTCAACATCAACATATTTTTTAGGTTTGGGATTTCCAATTGATGTAATTTTAAATCCTGATTATGAATGATTTGGTTACATTTTATATGCCTGACCACATCGATATGCTATCAACTTAGCCCAAGCGGGATTCGCCAATGACACAGCTAGTGGCTCGATTTTAATCATTAAAGATCTGGTCGTTAATCAAGAACGAACCATCTCAGTTAATTTTGGTTTTGATGGCAAAATTTGATTAGCTTATTTAGGTGCATTTCTGACAATTGCATTTTATGGTTCATTATCAATTATCAAAATTAGTAATGAAATTCGTTTCCACCGTAAAAATCAATATGGTTTATTAGTTATGACAGAAGAATCATCAAAATATGTGCATCAAATTAAAAATGCCAAAAACATTAATGAATTAACTAACATTTACAAAGCTCGTGATGAAGAGTTGCGTAAAATGGCTTTCAAAACAAACCAAATGACTCGCCAAATTCGTGATGAAATGCGTCTTTTAGAAGCTAACAAAAAAACAAAACACAAAGAATAG
- the ileS gene encoding isoleucine--tRNA ligase: protein MNNKYKETLLLGSTSFDMRASLKDKEPSFEKFWEENNIYQQKIMSNKAKPLFMLHDGPPYANGDLHIGHALNKSLKDFIIRWKNASGYHAPFIMGWDTHGLPIETAVAKTGVDRKTMDSASFRELCQKYALGQIENQIAQFKRLGMFTDYENKYLTLMPDYEISELKLFAKMFNDGLIYKALKPIYWSPSSESALAESEIEYRDVKSPTIFVATKIVGISKLPKDTHLVIWTTTPWTIPSNQLIAVGEHMDYAIVKPENDDRNFVIASSLVEKVAEQIGWTNVQTLDHVQGTDLINLEYEHPWYANKISKIVAGHHVTDEAGTGIVHIAGGFGEDDYMIAKSHGIEPFAPIDNQGKFTTEIMDQTLEGLFYEDANKVIGMHLQEMNKLLKLKFVTHPYPHDWRTKKPVIYRATLQWFVGLNKAKDKILKHVNQIETRPKWAKERLYQVLDDRTDWTISRQRLWGVPILGFYDQKDELVLNQEILNHTISTIEKLGINAWFSEPADIFLPSAYQGQGLKKEKDILDVWFDSGSSAIALEERFPEFKRPYDIYLEGNDQYRGWFNASMINSVVYDDKSPYKTLISHGMTTDEKGGKMSKSLGNGIDPIEFSNTSGADILRLWVASTDYTDDQKIGPEIIKQVSETYRKIRNTLRFILANLADFNPEKDYQKDLSSVDKYSLHNTTIFKNAAFKAYDNYQFNAVYNLTINFVTKDLSSFYLDFIKDILYVEGKNSVRRKQVQTVLFEQLWALIDVLRPILVHTIEEVYQNLPWTKNELSVHLLDNKVLNKLESDSFIETWNQILDLKNDVNKALEEAKNNQIVSKSFEALVELELKDDYQNLLDFIDVQDLAQIFIVSKIELKTKTNDFVEYKNSWINIKPRNGEKCQRCWAIFETLKNNELCERCFEVVDQNQGAVCD, encoded by the coding sequence ATGAACAATAAATACAAAGAAACCTTGCTGCTTGGTTCAACTAGTTTTGATATGCGAGCTAGTTTAAAAGATAAAGAACCAAGCTTTGAAAAGTTTTGAGAAGAAAACAATATTTATCAACAAAAAATTATGAGCAATAAAGCTAAACCTTTATTCATGCTACATGATGGTCCTCCATATGCAAATGGTGATCTACATATTGGACATGCATTGAATAAATCATTAAAAGATTTTATTATTCGTTGAAAAAATGCAAGTGGTTACCATGCACCTTTTATTATGGGTTGAGACACTCATGGTCTTCCGATTGAAACTGCAGTTGCCAAAACTGGAGTTGATCGCAAAACCATGGATTCAGCTTCATTTCGAGAACTTTGTCAAAAATATGCATTAGGTCAAATCGAAAACCAAATTGCTCAATTCAAACGTTTAGGAATGTTTACTGATTATGAAAATAAATATTTAACTTTAATGCCTGATTATGAAATTTCTGAACTTAAACTTTTTGCAAAAATGTTTAATGATGGATTAATTTATAAAGCTTTGAAACCAATTTATTGATCACCTTCAAGTGAGTCTGCTTTGGCTGAATCAGAAATCGAATATCGTGATGTTAAATCACCAACAATTTTTGTTGCGACAAAAATTGTTGGTATTTCTAAGTTGCCAAAAGACACTCACTTAGTGATTTGAACAACCACCCCATGAACCATTCCATCAAACCAATTAATTGCTGTGGGTGAACATATGGATTATGCAATTGTTAAACCAGAAAATGACGATCGTAATTTTGTTATTGCCTCAAGTTTAGTTGAAAAAGTTGCTGAACAAATTGGTTGAACAAATGTTCAAACTCTTGATCATGTTCAAGGAACAGATTTAATTAATTTAGAATATGAACACCCATGATATGCAAATAAAATTTCAAAAATCGTTGCTGGTCATCACGTGACTGATGAAGCAGGAACTGGAATTGTCCACATTGCTGGTGGATTTGGTGAAGATGATTACATGATTGCAAAAAGTCATGGGATTGAACCTTTTGCCCCAATTGATAATCAAGGTAAATTCACAACTGAAATTATGGACCAAACTTTAGAAGGTTTATTTTATGAAGATGCCAATAAAGTTATTGGAATGCATTTACAAGAAATGAATAAGTTATTAAAACTGAAGTTTGTCACCCATCCATATCCACATGATTGAAGAACTAAAAAACCAGTTATTTATCGTGCAACACTTCAATGATTTGTCGGTTTAAACAAAGCTAAAGATAAAATTTTAAAACATGTTAATCAAATTGAAACAAGACCAAAATGAGCCAAAGAAAGACTTTATCAAGTTTTAGATGATCGCACTGATTGAACAATTTCTCGTCAAAGATTATGAGGAGTACCGATTCTTGGATTTTATGATCAAAAAGATGAATTGGTTTTAAATCAAGAAATTTTAAACCATACCATTTCAACAATTGAAAAATTAGGAATTAATGCTTGATTTTCAGAACCAGCTGACATTTTTTTACCAAGTGCTTATCAAGGCCAAGGATTAAAAAAAGAAAAAGATATTCTTGATGTTTGATTTGATTCTGGAAGTAGTGCGATTGCTTTAGAAGAAAGGTTCCCAGAATTTAAACGTCCATATGATATTTATTTAGAAGGAAATGATCAATATCGTGGATGGTTTAATGCTTCAATGATTAACTCTGTTGTTTATGATGATAAAAGTCCATATAAAACTTTAATTTCACACGGAATGACCACTGATGAAAAAGGCGGAAAAATGTCTAAATCACTTGGAAATGGAATTGATCCAATTGAATTTTCAAATACTTCTGGAGCTGACATTTTACGTTTATGAGTTGCTTCAACTGATTATACTGATGATCAAAAAATCGGCCCAGAAATCATTAAACAAGTGAGCGAAACTTACCGTAAAATCAGAAATACATTACGTTTTATTTTAGCTAATTTAGCAGATTTTAATCCTGAAAAAGATTATCAAAAAGACTTGAGTAGTGTTGATAAATATTCTTTACACAACACAACAATATTTAAAAATGCAGCTTTTAAAGCTTATGATAATTATCAATTTAATGCGGTTTATAATTTAACAATCAATTTTGTGACTAAAGATTTATCATCATTTTACTTAGATTTTATTAAAGATATTTTATATGTTGAAGGTAAAAATAGCGTGAGAAGAAAACAAGTTCAAACAGTTTTATTTGAACAATTATGAGCTTTAATTGATGTTTTACGACCAATTTTAGTTCATACAATCGAAGAAGTTTATCAAAATTTACCATGAACTAAAAATGAACTTTCAGTTCACTTGTTAGATAATAAGGTTTTAAATAAATTAGAATCAGACAGTTTTATCGAAACATGAAATCAAATTTTAGATTTAAAAAATGATGTTAACAAAGCTTTGGAAGAAGCTAAAAACAATCAAATTGTTTCTAAAAGTTTTGAAGCATTAGTCGAATTAGAATTGAAAGATGATTATCAAAATCTATTAGATTTTATTGATGTCCAAGATTTAGCTCAAATTTTTATTGTTTCAAAAATTGAATTGAAAACAAAAACAAACGATTTTGTTGAATATAAAAATTCTTGAATCAACATCAAACCACGAAATGGTGAAAAATGTCAAAGATGCTGAGCAATTTTTGAAACATTAAAAAACAACGAACTTTGTGAACGTTGTTTTGAAGTAGTTGATCAAAATCAAGGAGCAGTATGTGATTAA
- a CDS encoding signal peptidase II, with translation MWLNVAGKLRHYEYQWKFKLLVCLPIFLVLVAIDWISKGLITTYMVQGEEKEVIKNFLFFHFVINPGAAKGMLDGQPILVMTIATILTVFMFTAIIFTTDKKWLIGFTIFLSGSFANLLARAWAPMISVGEHEGVMGGVVDFIKIKWWLFGDFIMNIADAWVSISIGVLVLCVLIDIIKMFVKPKAKDVQDQSIVTIEINTGTNETQTTVKTEGTIDAKSNSKRKEKVCKKPKSLKQKKTTKD, from the coding sequence ATGTGATTAAATGTTGCTGGAAAATTAAGGCATTATGAATATCAATGAAAATTTAAATTGTTAGTTTGCTTACCAATATTTTTGGTTTTGGTTGCTATTGATTGAATTTCAAAAGGCTTAATTACAACATACATGGTACAAGGTGAAGAAAAAGAAGTTATTAAAAACTTTTTATTTTTTCATTTTGTAATTAATCCCGGGGCCGCTAAAGGAATGCTTGATGGTCAACCGATTCTTGTCATGACAATCGCAACAATTCTAACCGTGTTTATGTTCACGGCAATCATTTTTACAACTGATAAAAAATGATTAATTGGTTTCACGATTTTTCTATCCGGAAGTTTTGCTAATTTATTAGCACGTGCTTGAGCACCGATGATTAGTGTTGGTGAACATGAAGGAGTGATGGGTGGTGTTGTCGATTTTATCAAAATTAAATGATGACTTTTTGGTGATTTCATCATGAACATAGCAGATGCATGAGTAAGCATCTCGATTGGTGTTTTAGTTTTATGTGTTTTAATTGACATCATCAAAATGTTTGTCAAACCAAAAGCAAAAGATGTTCAAGACCAGAGCATTGTCACAATTGAAATTAATACTGGAACAAACGAAACTCAAACAACCGTTAAAACTGAAGGGACTATTGATGCAAAATCAAATAGTAAAAGGAAAGAAAAAGTATGCAAAAAACCAAAATCATTGAAGCAAAAGAAAACCACAAAAGATTAG
- the deoC gene encoding deoxyribose-phosphate aldolase, translating into MLLNKYIDHTVLKADATALDVEKICKEAIAHDFATVCVNPCRIAQAKTLLKGSNVGITTVIGFPLGASTSETKACETTNALKNGATEIDMVLNVGAMKDQNYELVLNDIKAVRQASTGHVLKVILETCLLSDAEIIKACQLSVEAGADFVKTSTGFSTDGANIHVVSLMKKTVGDAAKVKASGGVRTYQDAIDMIKAGADRLGTSGGVAIVNGQENTEKY; encoded by the coding sequence ATGTTATTAAATAAATATATTGATCACACAGTGTTAAAAGCAGATGCCACAGCACTTGATGTGGAAAAAATTTGCAAAGAAGCAATCGCACATGATTTTGCAACAGTTTGTGTTAATCCTTGTCGCATCGCTCAAGCAAAAACACTTTTGAAAGGTTCAAATGTTGGAATTACAACTGTGATTGGATTTCCATTAGGTGCATCAACAAGTGAAACCAAAGCTTGTGAAACTACCAATGCTTTAAAAAATGGGGCGACTGAAATCGACATGGTTTTAAATGTTGGAGCAATGAAAGATCAAAACTACGAGTTAGTTTTAAATGATATCAAAGCTGTTAGACAAGCAAGCACTGGACATGTTTTAAAAGTTATTTTAGAAACATGTTTACTAAGTGATGCTGAAATTATTAAAGCTTGTCAATTAAGTGTTGAAGCTGGAGCTGATTTTGTTAAAACATCAACTGGTTTTAGTACTGATGGTGCCAACATTCATGTCGTGAGCTTAATGAAAAAAACAGTTGGTGATGCTGCTAAAGTTAAAGCCAGTGGTGGAGTTCGTACTTATCAAGATGCGATTGACATGATCAAAGCTGGAGCTGATCGTTTAGGCACAAGTGGTGGTGTGGCCATTGTTAATGGCCAAGAAAACACTGAAAAATACTAA
- the deoD gene encoding purine-nucleoside phosphorylase, whose product MPTPHIEAKKGEIAKFVLMPGDPLRAKVMSEKFLENPKLVNKVRNMFMYTGTYKGMEITIAASGMGNPSMGIYSYELYNEYGVENIIRVGTCGAYNKDYRPYSIFNTKDSFGESQFAKIVTGKDEAILPASKQLYDAINQTAEELGIPMLHGRAHASDVFYRSDDSLKLAQEKHLDVAEMETYALFANALRLQKQAGALFTVSDNIVTGEVTTSEERQTKFVKMFEVALETALKFKK is encoded by the coding sequence ATGCCAACACCACATATCGAAGCCAAAAAAGGCGAAATTGCAAAATTCGTTTTAATGCCAGGAGATCCATTACGGGCAAAAGTAATGTCTGAAAAATTTTTAGAAAATCCTAAACTTGTTAACAAAGTTCGTAACATGTTTATGTACACAGGAACTTACAAAGGAATGGAAATTACTATTGCTGCATCAGGAATGGGAAACCCTTCAATGGGAATTTATTCATACGAACTATATAATGAATATGGTGTGGAAAATATTATTCGAGTTGGAACTTGTGGAGCTTACAATAAAGATTACCGACCTTATTCAATTTTCAACACTAAAGATTCATTTGGAGAATCACAATTTGCTAAAATTGTAACTGGTAAAGATGAAGCAATTCTTCCAGCATCAAAACAATTGTATGATGCCATTAATCAAACTGCTGAAGAATTGGGAATTCCGATGCTTCACGGAAGAGCACATGCGAGTGATGTTTTTTACAGAAGTGATGACTCATTAAAACTTGCCCAAGAAAAACATTTAGATGTTGCTGAAATGGAAACATATGCTTTATTTGCAAATGCTCTAAGATTACAAAAACAAGCCGGAGCACTATTTACAGTTTCTGACAACATTGTAACTGGTGAAGTGACAACGAGTGAAGAACGTCAAACTAAATTTGTGAAAATGTTTGAAGTTGCTTTAGAAACAGCTCTAAAATTCAAAAAATAA
- a CDS encoding phospho-sugar mutase — MNFDKKNKDFLEWINNPSLDQELKNLLQNATNEELNAAFNLELEFGTAGIRGVLGAGPGRFNSYTIKKVTIALSKLLIQKYPNRLNDGVVIGHDNRHNSKSFAQLVADVLTSFGIKAYLFKNNEMKPTPLVSYATKKLNAIAGVVITASHNPAEYNGYKIYDPFGCQLMPEDTDVIAMEMDKIADILNWTFEKNDALLTIVNDQVIDDYEKMIADLQFYPNEVASKKAVKIIFSAVNGTGTEFTPVLLKKFGYDVIEVEEHAFEDETFKNVGNPNPEFEPAWIIPLEYAKKHDADIIIINDPDADRIGIAIKHDGQWVRLNGNETGPLLIQWKLSQQAKFDKLPKNPALYSSFVTSDLGDRIAHETYGTKIIKTLTGFKWMGDEIAKEAERGLNFVFAYEESFGYVLDASTRDKDGIQASIVIAEACWYAKTKQNKTLIDVLNDIYDQYGFYFTDTVNLNVKPEEKAIKLDPIMDKLRANGLKELNNLKVVNSEDYINGLHNMPGQNLMKFYFEDGSWFAARPSGTEPKLKIYFVVVDKNQQQAQNKQTKMWNALKEALSLDI; from the coding sequence ATGAATTTCGATAAAAAAAACAAAGATTTTTTAGAGTGAATCAATAACCCTTCCTTAGATCAAGAATTAAAAAATTTGTTGCAAAATGCAACAAATGAAGAATTGAATGCAGCATTCAATCTTGAATTAGAATTTGGAACAGCTGGTATCCGAGGTGTTCTTGGTGCAGGTCCTGGGAGATTTAACTCTTATACAATCAAAAAAGTAACAATTGCTTTGAGCAAATTGTTAATTCAAAAATACCCAAATAGATTAAACGATGGAGTGGTGATTGGACATGATAACCGCCACAATTCAAAATCGTTTGCTCAATTGGTTGCTGATGTTTTAACTAGTTTTGGTATCAAAGCTTACCTGTTTAAAAACAATGAAATGAAACCAACACCGTTGGTTTCATATGCGACTAAAAAATTAAATGCAATTGCTGGGGTTGTGATTACAGCTAGTCATAACCCAGCTGAATATAATGGGTATAAAATTTATGATCCATTTGGGTGTCAATTGATGCCAGAAGACACTGACGTGATTGCCATGGAAATGGACAAAATTGCTGACATCTTAAATTGAACATTTGAAAAAAATGATGCGTTATTAACAATTGTCAACGATCAAGTGATCGATGATTATGAAAAAATGATTGCTGATTTACAATTTTATCCAAATGAAGTTGCAAGCAAAAAAGCTGTTAAAATCATTTTTTCAGCCGTCAATGGAACTGGAACAGAATTTACTCCAGTCCTGCTGAAAAAATTTGGTTATGATGTAATCGAAGTTGAAGAACATGCCTTTGAAGATGAAACTTTCAAAAATGTTGGAAATCCAAATCCTGAATTTGAACCAGCATGAATCATTCCGTTGGAATATGCTAAAAAACATGATGCAGATATAATTATTATTAATGACCCAGATGCTGATCGCATCGGAATTGCAATTAAACATGATGGTCAATGAGTTAGATTAAATGGGAATGAAACAGGTCCATTATTAATTCAATGAAAATTATCACAACAAGCAAAATTTGATAAATTACCAAAAAATCCAGCTCTTTATTCAAGTTTTGTCACTTCAGATTTAGGTGATCGTATTGCCCATGAAACTTACGGAACTAAAATTATTAAAACCTTAACTGGTTTTAAATGAATGGGTGATGAAATTGCCAAAGAAGCCGAACGCGGATTAAATTTTGTTTTTGCATATGAAGAATCTTTTGGTTATGTTTTAGACGCATCAACCAGAGATAAAGATGGAATTCAAGCAAGTATTGTGATTGCTGAAGCATGTTGATATGCAAAAACAAAACAAAACAAAACCTTAATTGATGTCTTAAATGATATTTATGACCAATATGGTTTCTACTTTACAGATACTGTCAATTTAAATGTTAAACCAGAAGAAAAAGCAATCAAATTAGATCCAATTATGGATAAATTAAGAGCGAATGGTTTAAAGGAATTAAACAACTTAAAAGTTGTTAATTCTGAAGATTACATCAATGGATTGCATAACATGCCAGGTCAAAATTTAATGAAATTTTATTTTGAAGATGGATCATGATTTGCTGCTCGTCCATCAGGGACAGAACCAAAATTAAAAATTTATTTTGTTGTTGTTGATAAGAATCAACAACAAGCTCAAAATAAACAAACCAAAATGTGAAATGCGCTAAAAGAAGCATTATCATTAGATATATAA
- a CDS encoding RluA family pseudouridine synthase, with translation MQKTKIIEAKENHKRLDIFLTEELKDDFDFSRSMVQKIIEKGNVTINQEVVTIAKKTIEPNDIIEIIIPEPESTEIEPEKLDLKIVYEDQDLLIIDKENNMVVHPGAGNKSGTVVNGLLGQMQNLSSIGGVERPGIVHRLDKQTTGLLIVAKNDKTHRLLTQMLVDHQIYKEYIALVWGEFEENEGVIEAPIGRHENDRKKMSVTHTNSKYAKTSFKVLERFNNATLLQLSIETGRTHQIRVHLNFIKHPVINDPVYGRKNEKPTAFGQYLHAAKLMFIHPITKQEININSPLPEEFNVMIKKMEEDK, from the coding sequence ATGCAAAAAACCAAAATCATTGAAGCAAAAGAAAACCACAAAAGATTAGATATTTTTTTAACAGAAGAACTGAAAGATGATTTTGATTTTTCGCGTTCTATGGTGCAAAAAATCATCGAAAAAGGCAATGTCACTATTAATCAAGAAGTCGTCACAATCGCTAAAAAAACAATCGAACCAAATGATATCATTGAAATCATTATTCCAGAACCTGAATCAACTGAAATTGAACCTGAGAAATTAGATTTAAAAATTGTTTATGAAGATCAAGATTTATTAATTATTGATAAAGAAAACAACATGGTTGTCCATCCTGGGGCTGGAAATAAAAGCGGAACTGTTGTTAATGGTTTATTAGGACAAATGCAAAATTTAAGTTCAATTGGTGGGGTGGAAAGACCAGGGATTGTCCACCGTTTGGATAAACAAACAACAGGTCTTTTGATTGTTGCAAAAAACGATAAAACTCATCGATTACTAACTCAAATGTTAGTTGATCATCAAATTTATAAAGAATATATTGCTTTGGTTTGAGGTGAATTTGAAGAAAACGAAGGAGTGATTGAAGCTCCAATTGGAAGACATGAAAATGATCGCAAAAAAATGAGTGTTACTCACACCAACTCGAAATATGCTAAAACTTCTTTTAAAGTTTTAGAACGATTTAATAATGCTACTTTATTACAATTATCAATTGAAACTGGCAGAACTCACCAAATTCGTGTGCATTTAAATTTCATTAAACATCCTGTGATCAATGATCCTGTTTATGGTCGTAAAAATGAAAAACCAACTGCTTTTGGCCAATATTTGCATGCTGCTAAATTAATGTTTATTCACCCAATTACAAAACAAGAAATAAATATCAATTCCCCTCTGCCAGAAGAATTTAATGTTATGATTAAAAAAATGGAAGAGGATAAATAA
- a CDS encoding deoxycytidylate deaminase has protein sequence MKRKEYLDWKTYFMIVAKASAMRSKDPSTQVGAVVVNHLQQIVSTGYNGFPRGISDDEFPWAREGEFVDTKYPYVAHAELNAVVASRTDLTGCEIYVTLFPCNECTKILIQAGISKIYFMEDKYADQPNIIASKRMLDAAKITYELLPNLNIEISIKDSK, from the coding sequence ATGAAAAGAAAAGAATATTTAGATTGAAAAACGTATTTCATGATTGTGGCCAAAGCATCAGCGATGCGAAGTAAAGACCCTTCAACTCAAGTTGGAGCAGTGGTTGTTAACCATTTACAACAAATTGTTTCAACAGGGTACAATGGTTTTCCACGAGGAATTAGTGATGATGAATTTCCTTGAGCACGTGAAGGTGAATTTGTTGATACCAAATATCCATATGTTGCTCATGCTGAATTAAATGCAGTTGTTGCTTCAAGAACTGATTTAACTGGTTGTGAAATTTATGTGACACTTTTTCCATGCAATGAATGCACTAAAATTTTAATTCAAGCAGGAATTTCTAAGATTTATTTTATGGAAGATAAATATGCTGATCAACCAAATATCATTGCTTCAAAACGCATGCTTGATGCTGCAAAAATCACTTATGAATTATTACCAAATTTAAATATTGAAATTTCGATTAAAGATTCAAAATAG
- a CDS encoding ATP-binding cassette domain-containing protein gives MDKTIDQTKKENSNVLVVVHNLTKIFSHTVWTIKKVSFEINRGEAIAFVGNNGAGKSVLAKLIGNVIQQTSGIIDYFFNESNIFKAIGYQSREQAWPVGFKVKDVIALYKTIYEVKDKTWIAKLIDTFGFEEIMEKKLSSLDILSLQLFAIFLVLLYKPELIVIDEFSSSIDFERKMKILNLLKEYKNNGGTIIIVQPEDFILNALCNRIITLNKGEMQDDSSLKNIVKEHGSTFEYIRKLAEEAKENKRRIATNHSFEILLKKFRTAFANLENVYEKNCGLNEDDHLLIQIKNTFYQIKISEDQLTQTFTQILLQKNVNQAIKNLKRTLKELRETIIFIKKHRKTEYKDPKFKKIELELEKMSNFIENKILLILKNDELFKNEETEEDISSAEKKQLKILKKRYIKEELKIIKLERKRAKKNQLLLDDLENFDYALNQNNQFEISENHTIKNVGPTLKHAPEEGDD, from the coding sequence ATGGACAAAACAATTGATCAAACTAAAAAAGAAAATTCCAATGTTTTAGTGGTGGTTCATAACCTAACTAAAATTTTTTCGCATACAGTTTGAACAATTAAAAAAGTAAGTTTTGAAATTAATCGTGGAGAAGCAATTGCCTTTGTTGGAAACAACGGTGCTGGGAAAAGTGTTCTTGCTAAATTGATCGGAAATGTGATTCAACAAACTAGTGGAATTATTGATTATTTTTTTAATGAATCAAATATTTTCAAAGCGATTGGTTATCAATCAAGAGAACAAGCTTGACCAGTTGGTTTTAAAGTCAAAGATGTGATTGCGTTATATAAAACCATTTATGAAGTTAAAGATAAAACTTGAATTGCTAAATTAATTGATACTTTTGGATTTGAAGAAATTATGGAGAAAAAACTTTCAAGTTTAGACATTTTGAGTTTGCAATTGTTTGCGATTTTTTTGGTGCTTTTATATAAACCAGAGTTAATTGTGATTGATGAATTTTCTTCTTCAATTGATTTTGAACGTAAAATGAAAATTTTAAATTTGTTAAAAGAATATAAAAATAATGGTGGAACAATTATTATTGTTCAACCTGAAGATTTTATTTTAAATGCATTATGTAATCGCATCATCACATTGAATAAAGGTGAGATGCAAGATGATTCTTCATTAAAAAACATTGTTAAAGAACATGGTTCAACGTTTGAATACATTCGTAAATTAGCCGAAGAAGCTAAAGAAAATAAACGCCGAATTGCAACTAACCACAGTTTTGAAATTTTATTAAAAAAATTCAGAACAGCTTTTGCAAATTTAGAAAATGTATATGAAAAAAATTGTGGTTTAAATGAAGATGATCATTTATTAATTCAAATTAAAAATACTTTTTATCAAATTAAAATATCTGAAGATCAATTAACTCAAACTTTTACGCAAATTTTATTACAAAAAAATGTTAATCAAGCCATCAAAAATTTAAAACGAACTTTAAAAGAATTACGCGAAACCATTATCTTTATCAAGAAACATCGAAAAACTGAATACAAGGATCCCAAATTCAAAAAAATTGAATTGGAACTTGAAAAAATGTCTAATTTTATTGAGAATAAAATTCTATTAATTTTAAAAAATGACGAGTTATTTAAAAATGAAGAAACTGAAGAAGACATCTCTTCAGCTGAAAAAAAACAATTAAAAATTTTGAAAAAAAGATACATTAAAGAAGAATTAAAAATTATCAAATTAGAACGAAAACGTGCAAAGAAAAACCAACTCTTACTTGATGATTTAGAAAATTTTGATTATGCTTTGAATCAAAATAATCAATTCGAAATTTCAGAAAATCATACAATCAAAAATGTTGGTCCAACATTAAAACATGCGCCTGAAGAAGGTGATGATTAA